DNA from Rhizobium sp. WYJ-E13:
CGTTCATCGCCGCAAATCTTGCCCGTGTTGAGCAGTTCTACCGCGACCACCTTGGGCTGCCGGTCGTCAAACGTTCGGTACACCATCTCGACGAGAAGTTGGCAACAATTACGTTCGGCTTTAATAGCTTCGCCGGCGCCGCCCCGCGCATGGAGACCATCACCTACATAGAGTGGAACCCGATCTTCTACATGGTCCCGGAAAGGGGCTTCATGGAAGAAGGCCAAACGAAACAGGACGTTGCCTCACCCCGCGCTGGAGATCCGAAAGGTCGCTGGGGTGCAGGAACCAATCATCATCTCGCCTTACACGTGCCGGACCGAAATGGACTGCTAAAATGGAAGCGGCGGCTCACTGATCTCGGCATTCACGTGACAGGGCCATATAACCGCAACTATTTCCACGCTATCTATCTGCGCGATCCGGACGGTGCCATTATCGAAATCGCTACATCCGAGCCGGGCTTTGGGCATGACGAGGCAGTTCTTGGTTCTGGGTTTCGCAAACAGCCAAAGGAGAACTTGATCGGCGGGCGTGACGAATTTGCCGTTGCCTTCGAGACATGGCCGCAGCCGATTGCGGCGATTACCGATGATTTCGCATTGCGCGGCTTCCACCATATCACATCGATTTCCAGCGATGCCGAGCGCACAGAGCGTTTCTACGTCGACACTATCGGACTGCCGCTGATCAAGAAGACAGATTATCTCGACGAAAAAGGTGGCACACATTTCTACTATGCCTGCCACGAGGACCTTATGCCGGGCTCTGTTTTGACCTTTTTGGGTCTGCCCAACTACAAGCCGGGGCGCCTGGGAACTGGTCTGGCGCACCACTTCACGCTCGAGGTCGAAAACGACGCTGCCCTTGATAACGAGCATCGCCGTCTTCAAAGGGCCGGCGTCCCGATTTCGCCGGTCCAGCACACGCGCTATACGAAACTGTTCCAGTTTCGCGACCCGGACGGTCACATCTGCGCGATATCGACTCCGAGCGACTTCACGGTTGATGAGCCTGCTTCAACGCTTGGCACCACACTTTGCCTGCCAGATCACCTCGAAGAACATCGGGTGCAGATCGAACGTCAGATTGCTTTCCGCCCGGCTCCGACCCCGCTACTCGATTGACGTTGCCATTTGCCGTAAGCGTCGCAATGGATATTGGCCATGGATAAGTTGAACCTGCTACCACAAAAAACCGTGCTTTGGGGGAAAGGCGTGGTACGCGACATAGCGCCCCGTCTGTCCGATTGGGGGCTCGAGAGACCCGTCATCTTTTCGGCTCCTGCACTCAAGGCGGCGGGCGAAACATCCTTCTGGCCATCACTTGCAGGGAGGGTCGGCACGATGTTGGACCTTCCTGCCCACGTGCCAGAAAGCGGGGTCGCTGCAGCATTGCGCTATTGTATCGGACGAGACGCAGGATCAATCGTGGCGCACGGTGGCGGCTCCGTGCTCGATGCGGCAAAAGCCGTTTCCTATCTGCATCATCAACAAACCGGGCGCTACCTGCCGATCGCGGCTGTTCCGACAACCTTGTCCGGCTCGGAATTCTCGCATTATTTCGGGATAACAGA
Protein-coding regions in this window:
- a CDS encoding VOC family protein: MIIRGVNSQTFIAANLARVEQFYRDHLGLPVVKRSVHHLDEKLATITFGFNSFAGAAPRMETITYIEWNPIFYMVPERGFMEEGQTKQDVASPRAGDPKGRWGAGTNHHLALHVPDRNGLLKWKRRLTDLGIHVTGPYNRNYFHAIYLRDPDGAIIEIATSEPGFGHDEAVLGSGFRKQPKENLIGGRDEFAVAFETWPQPIAAITDDFALRGFHHITSISSDAERTERFYVDTIGLPLIKKTDYLDEKGGTHFYYACHEDLMPGSVLTFLGLPNYKPGRLGTGLAHHFTLEVENDAALDNEHRRLQRAGVPISPVQHTRYTKLFQFRDPDGHICAISTPSDFTVDEPASTLGTTLCLPDHLEEHRVQIERQIAFRPAPTPLLD